The Anomalospiza imberbis isolate Cuckoo-Finch-1a 21T00152 chromosome 7, ASM3175350v1, whole genome shotgun sequence genome has a window encoding:
- the TANC1 gene encoding protein TANC1 isoform X1 — MLKAVLKKSREGGKGTKKDPAGDCCPENASQVTATSGHNADFPSGEQPGSQDTYRTNLAKGVSMSLPSSPLLPRQSYLMQARANKKSPGPVRKPKYVESPRVPGEAALALQRRPEPGEPSASAKPDKDSSCSPAAQELMTRLGFLLGEGIPTSVHMEEKSEVMCAVASQGVSPCSTLTSSTTSPSTDSPCSTLNSCAGKTAANKGSPCGTISTPSSTLESKDSGIIATITSSSENDDRSGSSLEWSKDGSLRAGKHQGISRDRRTDNCSPVAEEEAIGSSENLPKEVPMGEGPLPYTQSSASLIMPRPNSVAATSSTKLEDLSYLDGQRNTPLRTSIRLPWHNTAGGRVQQEARFIPYKPQDILLKPLLFEVPSITTDSVFVGREWLFHAIEEKLQNPDPTENRGAVITGNVGFGKTAVISRLVALSCHGSRMRQIASNSPSSSPKSGDSSREIPLSQLPPCPPPSGDTNTMKTLTCPGTPECKTQTGDSVRHLASKVVAYHYCQADNTYTCLVPEFVHSVAALLCRSQQLTAYRDLLIREPHLQSMLSLRSCVQDPAAAFKRGVLEPLSNLRREQKIPEEDYIILVDGLNDAEFHKPDYGDTISSFITSIIYKFPPWLKLIVTVRTNFQEVVSSLPFIAISLDNFPDNKGIHDDLNAYIQYRINNSQEIINNMSLNGKADAATIGKVSNHLIMRSLGSYLYLKLTLDLFQKGHLVIKSASYKVVPVSLSELYLLQCNMKFMTNSAFERAQPILNVALASLHPMTDDQIFQAINAGQINSEQQWEDFSQRMEALSCFLIKRRDKTRMFCHPSFREWLVWRAEGENTDFLCEPRNGHALLAFMFSRQEGKLNRQQTMELGHHILKAHIFKGLSKRTGISSSHLQALWIGYSTDGLSTALASLRNIYTPNVKVSRLLILAGANVNYRTEVLNNAPVLCVQSHLGHEEVVTLLLEFGAAIDGTSENGMTALSYAAAAGHMSIVSLLCRKGAKADLADKKGQCALVHSALRGHCGILEFLLGLVWVAPSQEQDALRKRQALQQALTAAASMGHCQVVRYILTIEKDHDMDINDTDALWGETALTAAAGRGKLEVCRLLLGHGAAVTRASRRGVPPLLCAVRQGHWQIAKLLVEHGADVNLSDKQGRTPLMVASCEGHLSTVEFLLSEGATVSSLDKEGLTALSWACLKGHKEVVQYLVEKGAATDQTDKNGRTPLDLAAFYGDADIVQYLVEKGAMIEHVDHSGMRPLDRAIGCRNTSVVVMLLRKGAKLGNAAWAMATSKPDILLILLQKLMEEGNTLYKKGKMREAAQRYQYALRKFPREGFGEEMKAFTELRVSLYLNLSRCRRKTNDFGMAEEFATKALDLKPKCYEAYYARARAKRNSRKLLAALADLREATQICPSNQEIKRLLARVEEECKQFQRAQQQKHQSPQLLEQTNNSDNEEEGIVPGVNDNFNLQDREDELPHPNESVSPPQRLQCSSAASLFSRTLQEGVQKAQCVSPQSRTSNKYLREPGLIMQPTKQAQIVKTNQHLSSIQPGSKLGSGQCSTKPQSSLQHLPHSPLPIRHCRSQQVDGTSTLSSGSISTDPTAELHNEKFVSSQRSHPQHHETLSSRSFASKSKCGDTSTASAPVNFSDSRQQSPVPSGGSSGSPSSSVILASSSSSFTSASSLSGSVKGLGPDVRLKETNISQAQGTEHRPRNTPFMGIMDKTARFQQQNTQSSRAWHSQTADGLSTNVASAGIQPSNLEQFSVKHYSTKGSSTGAAQGDGSQSSMQAKEREELTCQIPPHCTDSRSPNQGSHLHPDAVAKLPSHSTQDGHLSHVTTAKPKRSFIESNV, encoded by the exons CAAAGCCTGACAAAGACTCAAGCTGTTCTCCTGCAGCACAAGAATTGATGACAAGATTGGGGTTTTTACTGGGAGAAGGGATCCCAACTTCTGTTCACATGGAAGAGAAAAGCGAAGTTATG TGTGCGGTTGCCAGCCAAGGAGTGAGTCCCTGCTCCACCCTCACCAGCAGCACGACGTCgcccagcactgacagccccTGCTCCACCCTCAACAGCTGTGCTGGCAAAACAGCAGCCAACAAGGGCAGTCCCTGTGGCACCATCAGCACGCCCAGCTCCACCCTGGAGAGCAAGGACAGTGGCATAATAG CCACTATAACAAGTTCATCAGAAAATGATGATCGTAGTGGATCCAGCTTAGAGTGGAGTAAGGATGGGAGTCTCAGAGCTGGAAAACACCAAGGCATTAGCCGTGATCGAAGAACAGATAATTGTTCACCGGTTGCAGAAGAGGAAGCCATTGGATCTTCTGAGAATTTGCCAAAAGAAGTACCAATGGGAGAGGGTCCCCTTCCTTACACTCAGAGTTCTGCCTCTTTAATAATGCCTCGTCCAAACTCTGTTGCAG CAACAAGTTCGACCAAACTGGAAGATTTGAGTTACTTGGATGGACAAAGAAATACTCCTTTACGAACTTCAATTCGCTTACCTTGGCACAACACCGCTGGCGGAAGAGTGCAGCAGGAAG CTCGTTTCATCCCCTATAAGCCTCAagacattttgctgaagccGCTGTTGTTTGAGGTGCCAAGCATAACCACAGACTCGGTGTTTGTTGGAAGAGAATGGCTGTTTCATGCCATTGAAGAAAAACTGCAGAATCCTGACCCAACAGAGAACAGGGGAGCAGTCATTACTGGAaatgtgggatttgggaagacTGCAGTCATTTCACGGCTGGTGGCACTCAGCTGCCATGGAAGCCGCATGAGACAAATAGCCTCCAACAGCCCAAGTTCATCTCCTAAAA GTGGTGACTCCTCTCGGGAGATTCCCTTAAGCCAGTtacccccgtgtccccctccgTCAGGTGACACCAATACAATGAAGACTCTGACTTGTCCCGGTACTCCCGAATGCAAAACTCAAACAGGGGATTCTGTGAGACACCTCGCTTCAAAG GTCGTTGCTTATCATTACTGCCAGGCTGATAACACATACACGTGCCTGGTCCCAGAGTTTGTGCACAGCGTGGCAGCTTTGCTTTGCCGCTCACAGCAGTTAACAGCATACAGAGATCTCCTCATCAGAGAGCCTCACCTGCAGAGCATGCTGAGCCTGAGGTCTTGTGTCCAGgatccagcagcagcttttaAAAGGGGAGTGTTGGAACCACTTTCAAACCTCAGGAGAG AACAGAAGATTCCTGAGGAAGACTACATAATTTTGGTTGATGGTTTAAATGATGCTGAATTTCATAAACCTGATTATGGTGACACAATTTCTTCATTTATCACAAGTATAATCTATAAGTTTCCTCCCTGGCTGAAGCTCATTGTGACTGTAAGAACTAATTTCCAG GAAGTGGTAAGTTCACTACCATTTATCGCAATATCCCTGGATAATTTTCCAGACAACAAAGGAATTCACGATGATTTGAATGCTTATATTCAGTACAGAATTAATAACAGTCAAGAAATTATAAACAACATGTCTTTAAATGGAAAAGCTGATGCAGCTACAATTGGGAAAGTGAGTAACCACCTAATCATGAGAAGCCTGGGATCTTACCTCTATTTGAAACTCACTTTGGATCTTTTCCAAAAAGGTCATTTAGTAATCAAAAGTGCAAGCTACAAGGTTGTTCCTGTGTCTCTGTCAGAGCTGTACTTACTGCAGTGCAATATGAAGTTCATGACAAACTCTGCTTTTGAGCGAGCTCAGCCCATATTGAATGTGGCATTggcatccctgcatcccatgACAGATGACCAGATTTTCCAAGCTATTAATGCAGGACAGATAAACAGTGAACAACAGTGGGAAGACTTCAGCCAGAGGATGGAAGCCCTTTCATGTTTTCTGATCAAAAGACGTGACAAAACACGCATGTTCTGCCATCCTTCCTTCAGGGAATGGCTTGTCTGGAGAGCAGAAGGTGAAAATACGGACTTCTTATGTGAGCCAAG GAATGGACATGCTCTACTGGCTTTCATGTTTTCTCGACAGGAGGGAAAGTTAAACCGCCAACAAACTATGGAACTTGGCCATCATATACTTAAAGCTCATATTTTCAAG GGTCTCAGTAAAAGGACCGGAATCTCTTCCAGTCATCTCCAAGCCTTGTGGATTGGTTATAGTACTGATGGACTGTCTACAGCCCTGGCTTCTCTAAGAAACATCTACACACCCAACGTGAAG gTGAGTCGGCTGCTGATTTTGGCAGGAGCAAATGTGAATTACAGAACTGAAGTACTGAATAATGCTCCAGTGCTGTGTGTTCAGTCACACCTTGGACATGAGGAAGTGGTCACTCTTTTACTCGAGTTTGGAGCTGCTATTGATGGAACTTCAGAAAACGGAATGACAGCCCTTAGTTACGCAGCCGCTGCAGGTCACATGAGCATCGTGTCACTGCTGTGCAGAAAAGGTGCAAAG GCTGACCTTGCAGACAAGAAGGGCCAGTGTGCTTTGGTCCACAGTGCACTGAGGGGGCACTGCGGAATCCTTGAGTTCTTGCTCGGCCTGGTTTGGGTGGCTCCCTCCCAAGAACAGGATGCACTGAGGAAGCGCCAGGCACTGCAACAAGCTctcacagcagctgccagcatggggcactgccag GTGGTTCGTTACATCTTGACAATTGAAAAAGACCATGACATGGACATCAATGACACTGATGCCTTGTGGGGAGAAACAG CCctgacagctgctgctggaagaggaaagctgGAAGTGTGCCGGTTACTCCTGGGGCACGGAGCGGCCGTGACCAGAGCCAGCAGGAGAGGCGTGCCCCCGCTCCTCTGCGCCGTCCGGCAGGGCCACTGGCAG attGCCAAACTTCTAGTGGAGCACGGAGCTGATGTGAATTTAAGTGACAAGCAAGGCCGGACACCACTGATGGTGGCTTCTTGTGAAGGACATCTGAGCACTGTGGAATTTCTCCTTTCTGAAG GTGCAACTGTTTCATCTCTGGACAAGGAAGGACTgacagctctgagctgggctTGTCTGAAAGGCCACAAGGAAGTAGTTCAGTATTTAGTAGAGAAAGGTGCAGCAACTGATCAGACAGACAAAAATGGACGAACACCTCTAGACTTGGCAGCTTTTTATGGGGATGCTGATATT GTGCAGTATTTGGTGGAGAAAGGAGCAATGATTGAGCACGTGGACCACAGTGGCATGAGGCCACTGGACAGAGCGATTGGCTGCCGCAATACCTCAGTCGTGGTCATGCTGCTGAGAAAGGGAGCTAAGCTGG GAAATGCAGCGTGGGCAATGGCCACCTCCAAACCCGATATTCTCCTGATTCTTCTGCAGAAACTGATGGAAGAAGGAAATACGCTCTATAAA AAAGGCAAGATGAGGGAAGCAGCACAGCGCTATCAGTATGCATTGAGGAAGTTCCCAAGGGAAGGGTTTGGTGAGGAAATGAAAGCCTTCACTGAGCTGAGAGTTTCATTATACCTGAACTTGTCACGATGTCGCCGCAAAACAAAT GATTTTGGAATGGCTGAAGAGTTTGCTACCAAAGCCTTGGATCTGAAGCCTAAGTGTTATGAAGCCTATTATGCCAGAGCAAGAGCCAAGAGGAACAGCAG AAAACTACTTGCTGCTCTCGCTGACCTACGGGAAGCCACTCAGATATGCCCCAGCAATCAGGAGATAAAACGTCTCTTGGCTCGGGTGGAAGAGGAGTGCAAACAGTTCCAGAGAGCACAGCAACAGAAGCATCAGTCTCCACAGCTACTTGAACAAACCAACAATTCTGATAATGAGGAGGAAGGAATTGTACCAGGTGTGAATGATAATTTTAATCTTCAAGACAGGGAAGATGAGCTGCCACACCCCAATGAATCTGTTTCTCCTCCACAAAGGCTGCAGTGTTCCTCAGCTGCTTCATTATTCAGCAGGACCCTTCAAGAAGGTGTTCAGAAAGCTCAGTGTGTGTCCCCTCAAAGCAGAACAAGCAACAAGTACCTGAGAGAGCCAGGCTTGATCATGCAGCCAACAAAGCAGGCACAGATTGTAAAAACTAATCAGCATctgagctccatccagcctggatcTAAACTAGGAAGCGGTCAATGTAGCACCAAGCCACAATCATCTTTGCAGCATCTTCCCCACAGTCCCTTGCCCATCCGGCACTGTAGAAGTCAACAGGTGGATGGGACAAGCACATTGTCATCTGGAAGCATTTCCACAGATCCCACTGCTGAACTGCACAATGAGAAGTTTGTGTCAAGCCAGCGTTCACATCCACAGCATCATGAGACTCTCTCTTCTCGTTCTTTTGCTAGTAAATCTAAATGTGGTGACACATCAacagcctctgctccagtgAATTTCAGTGACTCAAGGCAGCAAAGCCCTGTACCCAGTGGTGGCTCTTCTGGCTCTCCATCCAGTAGTGTGATTCTTGCCAGCTCCTCAAGCAGCTTCACTTCAGCCAGCAGTTTGTCAGGCAGTGTTAAGGGGCTGGGCCCAGATGTTCGACTCAAGGAGACCAACATCAGTCAAGCTCAGGGCACTGAGCACCGACCTCGCAATACCCCGTTTATGGGAATCATGGACAAGACTGCAAGGTTTCAGCAGCAAAACACACAATCTAGTCGCGCTTGGCACTCTCAGACAGCAGATGGATTATCCACAAATGTTGCTTCTGCAGGCATTCAGCCCTCCAACTTGGAGCAGTTCTCAGTTAAACACTACTCAACTAAGGGATCCTCTACAggtgctgcccagggagatggcagccagagcagcatgCAAGCAAAAGAACGTGAGGAGCTCACTTGCCAAATCCCTCCCCACTGTACAGACAGCAGATCACCCAACCAAGGTTCTCATTTACACCCTGATGCTGTAGCCAAACTGCCATCCCACAGCACTCAGGATGGCCACCTCAGTCACGTCACCACGGCAAAACCAAAGCGATCGTTCATTGAATCAAATGTATAA
- the TANC1 gene encoding protein TANC1 isoform X2 translates to MLKAVLKKSREGGKGTKKDPGDCCPENASQVTATSGHNADFPSGEQPGSQDTYRTNLAKGVSMSLPSSPLLPRQSYLMQARANKKSPGPVRKPKYVESPRVPGEAALALQRRPEPGEPSASAKPDKDSSCSPAAQELMTRLGFLLGEGIPTSVHMEEKSEVMCAVASQGVSPCSTLTSSTTSPSTDSPCSTLNSCAGKTAANKGSPCGTISTPSSTLESKDSGIIATITSSSENDDRSGSSLEWSKDGSLRAGKHQGISRDRRTDNCSPVAEEEAIGSSENLPKEVPMGEGPLPYTQSSASLIMPRPNSVAATSSTKLEDLSYLDGQRNTPLRTSIRLPWHNTAGGRVQQEARFIPYKPQDILLKPLLFEVPSITTDSVFVGREWLFHAIEEKLQNPDPTENRGAVITGNVGFGKTAVISRLVALSCHGSRMRQIASNSPSSSPKSGDSSREIPLSQLPPCPPPSGDTNTMKTLTCPGTPECKTQTGDSVRHLASKVVAYHYCQADNTYTCLVPEFVHSVAALLCRSQQLTAYRDLLIREPHLQSMLSLRSCVQDPAAAFKRGVLEPLSNLRREQKIPEEDYIILVDGLNDAEFHKPDYGDTISSFITSIIYKFPPWLKLIVTVRTNFQEVVSSLPFIAISLDNFPDNKGIHDDLNAYIQYRINNSQEIINNMSLNGKADAATIGKVSNHLIMRSLGSYLYLKLTLDLFQKGHLVIKSASYKVVPVSLSELYLLQCNMKFMTNSAFERAQPILNVALASLHPMTDDQIFQAINAGQINSEQQWEDFSQRMEALSCFLIKRRDKTRMFCHPSFREWLVWRAEGENTDFLCEPRNGHALLAFMFSRQEGKLNRQQTMELGHHILKAHIFKGLSKRTGISSSHLQALWIGYSTDGLSTALASLRNIYTPNVKVSRLLILAGANVNYRTEVLNNAPVLCVQSHLGHEEVVTLLLEFGAAIDGTSENGMTALSYAAAAGHMSIVSLLCRKGAKADLADKKGQCALVHSALRGHCGILEFLLGLVWVAPSQEQDALRKRQALQQALTAAASMGHCQVVRYILTIEKDHDMDINDTDALWGETALTAAAGRGKLEVCRLLLGHGAAVTRASRRGVPPLLCAVRQGHWQIAKLLVEHGADVNLSDKQGRTPLMVASCEGHLSTVEFLLSEGATVSSLDKEGLTALSWACLKGHKEVVQYLVEKGAATDQTDKNGRTPLDLAAFYGDADIVQYLVEKGAMIEHVDHSGMRPLDRAIGCRNTSVVVMLLRKGAKLGNAAWAMATSKPDILLILLQKLMEEGNTLYKKGKMREAAQRYQYALRKFPREGFGEEMKAFTELRVSLYLNLSRCRRKTNDFGMAEEFATKALDLKPKCYEAYYARARAKRNSRKLLAALADLREATQICPSNQEIKRLLARVEEECKQFQRAQQQKHQSPQLLEQTNNSDNEEEGIVPGVNDNFNLQDREDELPHPNESVSPPQRLQCSSAASLFSRTLQEGVQKAQCVSPQSRTSNKYLREPGLIMQPTKQAQIVKTNQHLSSIQPGSKLGSGQCSTKPQSSLQHLPHSPLPIRHCRSQQVDGTSTLSSGSISTDPTAELHNEKFVSSQRSHPQHHETLSSRSFASKSKCGDTSTASAPVNFSDSRQQSPVPSGGSSGSPSSSVILASSSSSFTSASSLSGSVKGLGPDVRLKETNISQAQGTEHRPRNTPFMGIMDKTARFQQQNTQSSRAWHSQTADGLSTNVASAGIQPSNLEQFSVKHYSTKGSSTGAAQGDGSQSSMQAKEREELTCQIPPHCTDSRSPNQGSHLHPDAVAKLPSHSTQDGHLSHVTTAKPKRSFIESNV, encoded by the exons CAAAGCCTGACAAAGACTCAAGCTGTTCTCCTGCAGCACAAGAATTGATGACAAGATTGGGGTTTTTACTGGGAGAAGGGATCCCAACTTCTGTTCACATGGAAGAGAAAAGCGAAGTTATG TGTGCGGTTGCCAGCCAAGGAGTGAGTCCCTGCTCCACCCTCACCAGCAGCACGACGTCgcccagcactgacagccccTGCTCCACCCTCAACAGCTGTGCTGGCAAAACAGCAGCCAACAAGGGCAGTCCCTGTGGCACCATCAGCACGCCCAGCTCCACCCTGGAGAGCAAGGACAGTGGCATAATAG CCACTATAACAAGTTCATCAGAAAATGATGATCGTAGTGGATCCAGCTTAGAGTGGAGTAAGGATGGGAGTCTCAGAGCTGGAAAACACCAAGGCATTAGCCGTGATCGAAGAACAGATAATTGTTCACCGGTTGCAGAAGAGGAAGCCATTGGATCTTCTGAGAATTTGCCAAAAGAAGTACCAATGGGAGAGGGTCCCCTTCCTTACACTCAGAGTTCTGCCTCTTTAATAATGCCTCGTCCAAACTCTGTTGCAG CAACAAGTTCGACCAAACTGGAAGATTTGAGTTACTTGGATGGACAAAGAAATACTCCTTTACGAACTTCAATTCGCTTACCTTGGCACAACACCGCTGGCGGAAGAGTGCAGCAGGAAG CTCGTTTCATCCCCTATAAGCCTCAagacattttgctgaagccGCTGTTGTTTGAGGTGCCAAGCATAACCACAGACTCGGTGTTTGTTGGAAGAGAATGGCTGTTTCATGCCATTGAAGAAAAACTGCAGAATCCTGACCCAACAGAGAACAGGGGAGCAGTCATTACTGGAaatgtgggatttgggaagacTGCAGTCATTTCACGGCTGGTGGCACTCAGCTGCCATGGAAGCCGCATGAGACAAATAGCCTCCAACAGCCCAAGTTCATCTCCTAAAA GTGGTGACTCCTCTCGGGAGATTCCCTTAAGCCAGTtacccccgtgtccccctccgTCAGGTGACACCAATACAATGAAGACTCTGACTTGTCCCGGTACTCCCGAATGCAAAACTCAAACAGGGGATTCTGTGAGACACCTCGCTTCAAAG GTCGTTGCTTATCATTACTGCCAGGCTGATAACACATACACGTGCCTGGTCCCAGAGTTTGTGCACAGCGTGGCAGCTTTGCTTTGCCGCTCACAGCAGTTAACAGCATACAGAGATCTCCTCATCAGAGAGCCTCACCTGCAGAGCATGCTGAGCCTGAGGTCTTGTGTCCAGgatccagcagcagcttttaAAAGGGGAGTGTTGGAACCACTTTCAAACCTCAGGAGAG AACAGAAGATTCCTGAGGAAGACTACATAATTTTGGTTGATGGTTTAAATGATGCTGAATTTCATAAACCTGATTATGGTGACACAATTTCTTCATTTATCACAAGTATAATCTATAAGTTTCCTCCCTGGCTGAAGCTCATTGTGACTGTAAGAACTAATTTCCAG GAAGTGGTAAGTTCACTACCATTTATCGCAATATCCCTGGATAATTTTCCAGACAACAAAGGAATTCACGATGATTTGAATGCTTATATTCAGTACAGAATTAATAACAGTCAAGAAATTATAAACAACATGTCTTTAAATGGAAAAGCTGATGCAGCTACAATTGGGAAAGTGAGTAACCACCTAATCATGAGAAGCCTGGGATCTTACCTCTATTTGAAACTCACTTTGGATCTTTTCCAAAAAGGTCATTTAGTAATCAAAAGTGCAAGCTACAAGGTTGTTCCTGTGTCTCTGTCAGAGCTGTACTTACTGCAGTGCAATATGAAGTTCATGACAAACTCTGCTTTTGAGCGAGCTCAGCCCATATTGAATGTGGCATTggcatccctgcatcccatgACAGATGACCAGATTTTCCAAGCTATTAATGCAGGACAGATAAACAGTGAACAACAGTGGGAAGACTTCAGCCAGAGGATGGAAGCCCTTTCATGTTTTCTGATCAAAAGACGTGACAAAACACGCATGTTCTGCCATCCTTCCTTCAGGGAATGGCTTGTCTGGAGAGCAGAAGGTGAAAATACGGACTTCTTATGTGAGCCAAG GAATGGACATGCTCTACTGGCTTTCATGTTTTCTCGACAGGAGGGAAAGTTAAACCGCCAACAAACTATGGAACTTGGCCATCATATACTTAAAGCTCATATTTTCAAG GGTCTCAGTAAAAGGACCGGAATCTCTTCCAGTCATCTCCAAGCCTTGTGGATTGGTTATAGTACTGATGGACTGTCTACAGCCCTGGCTTCTCTAAGAAACATCTACACACCCAACGTGAAG gTGAGTCGGCTGCTGATTTTGGCAGGAGCAAATGTGAATTACAGAACTGAAGTACTGAATAATGCTCCAGTGCTGTGTGTTCAGTCACACCTTGGACATGAGGAAGTGGTCACTCTTTTACTCGAGTTTGGAGCTGCTATTGATGGAACTTCAGAAAACGGAATGACAGCCCTTAGTTACGCAGCCGCTGCAGGTCACATGAGCATCGTGTCACTGCTGTGCAGAAAAGGTGCAAAG GCTGACCTTGCAGACAAGAAGGGCCAGTGTGCTTTGGTCCACAGTGCACTGAGGGGGCACTGCGGAATCCTTGAGTTCTTGCTCGGCCTGGTTTGGGTGGCTCCCTCCCAAGAACAGGATGCACTGAGGAAGCGCCAGGCACTGCAACAAGCTctcacagcagctgccagcatggggcactgccag GTGGTTCGTTACATCTTGACAATTGAAAAAGACCATGACATGGACATCAATGACACTGATGCCTTGTGGGGAGAAACAG CCctgacagctgctgctggaagaggaaagctgGAAGTGTGCCGGTTACTCCTGGGGCACGGAGCGGCCGTGACCAGAGCCAGCAGGAGAGGCGTGCCCCCGCTCCTCTGCGCCGTCCGGCAGGGCCACTGGCAG attGCCAAACTTCTAGTGGAGCACGGAGCTGATGTGAATTTAAGTGACAAGCAAGGCCGGACACCACTGATGGTGGCTTCTTGTGAAGGACATCTGAGCACTGTGGAATTTCTCCTTTCTGAAG GTGCAACTGTTTCATCTCTGGACAAGGAAGGACTgacagctctgagctgggctTGTCTGAAAGGCCACAAGGAAGTAGTTCAGTATTTAGTAGAGAAAGGTGCAGCAACTGATCAGACAGACAAAAATGGACGAACACCTCTAGACTTGGCAGCTTTTTATGGGGATGCTGATATT GTGCAGTATTTGGTGGAGAAAGGAGCAATGATTGAGCACGTGGACCACAGTGGCATGAGGCCACTGGACAGAGCGATTGGCTGCCGCAATACCTCAGTCGTGGTCATGCTGCTGAGAAAGGGAGCTAAGCTGG GAAATGCAGCGTGGGCAATGGCCACCTCCAAACCCGATATTCTCCTGATTCTTCTGCAGAAACTGATGGAAGAAGGAAATACGCTCTATAAA AAAGGCAAGATGAGGGAAGCAGCACAGCGCTATCAGTATGCATTGAGGAAGTTCCCAAGGGAAGGGTTTGGTGAGGAAATGAAAGCCTTCACTGAGCTGAGAGTTTCATTATACCTGAACTTGTCACGATGTCGCCGCAAAACAAAT GATTTTGGAATGGCTGAAGAGTTTGCTACCAAAGCCTTGGATCTGAAGCCTAAGTGTTATGAAGCCTATTATGCCAGAGCAAGAGCCAAGAGGAACAGCAG AAAACTACTTGCTGCTCTCGCTGACCTACGGGAAGCCACTCAGATATGCCCCAGCAATCAGGAGATAAAACGTCTCTTGGCTCGGGTGGAAGAGGAGTGCAAACAGTTCCAGAGAGCACAGCAACAGAAGCATCAGTCTCCACAGCTACTTGAACAAACCAACAATTCTGATAATGAGGAGGAAGGAATTGTACCAGGTGTGAATGATAATTTTAATCTTCAAGACAGGGAAGATGAGCTGCCACACCCCAATGAATCTGTTTCTCCTCCACAAAGGCTGCAGTGTTCCTCAGCTGCTTCATTATTCAGCAGGACCCTTCAAGAAGGTGTTCAGAAAGCTCAGTGTGTGTCCCCTCAAAGCAGAACAAGCAACAAGTACCTGAGAGAGCCAGGCTTGATCATGCAGCCAACAAAGCAGGCACAGATTGTAAAAACTAATCAGCATctgagctccatccagcctggatcTAAACTAGGAAGCGGTCAATGTAGCACCAAGCCACAATCATCTTTGCAGCATCTTCCCCACAGTCCCTTGCCCATCCGGCACTGTAGAAGTCAACAGGTGGATGGGACAAGCACATTGTCATCTGGAAGCATTTCCACAGATCCCACTGCTGAACTGCACAATGAGAAGTTTGTGTCAAGCCAGCGTTCACATCCACAGCATCATGAGACTCTCTCTTCTCGTTCTTTTGCTAGTAAATCTAAATGTGGTGACACATCAacagcctctgctccagtgAATTTCAGTGACTCAAGGCAGCAAAGCCCTGTACCCAGTGGTGGCTCTTCTGGCTCTCCATCCAGTAGTGTGATTCTTGCCAGCTCCTCAAGCAGCTTCACTTCAGCCAGCAGTTTGTCAGGCAGTGTTAAGGGGCTGGGCCCAGATGTTCGACTCAAGGAGACCAACATCAGTCAAGCTCAGGGCACTGAGCACCGACCTCGCAATACCCCGTTTATGGGAATCATGGACAAGACTGCAAGGTTTCAGCAGCAAAACACACAATCTAGTCGCGCTTGGCACTCTCAGACAGCAGATGGATTATCCACAAATGTTGCTTCTGCAGGCATTCAGCCCTCCAACTTGGAGCAGTTCTCAGTTAAACACTACTCAACTAAGGGATCCTCTACAggtgctgcccagggagatggcagccagagcagcatgCAAGCAAAAGAACGTGAGGAGCTCACTTGCCAAATCCCTCCCCACTGTACAGACAGCAGATCACCCAACCAAGGTTCTCATTTACACCCTGATGCTGTAGCCAAACTGCCATCCCACAGCACTCAGGATGGCCACCTCAGTCACGTCACCACGGCAAAACCAAAGCGATCGTTCATTGAATCAAATGTATAA